Genomic segment of Sulfitobacter faviae:
CCAAGCGCCTCGCCCCAGACCCCACTGTTCGGCGTCTACATCGCTCTGGATGCGCGGCTGATGGCGGAGCTTTCGCTTGAAATGGAAAGCGCGGGGAGCCTGCTCCCCCGACCCCGGCCGACCTGCGCGCCGAGGGGATTAAACTTGCGGCATGGGACGGGGCCTTCTCCGACGCCCTGCTGCGCCTGCTGCAATTAAGCGAAAGCGAAACCGACCGCGCCGTGCTGGCCGAAGCGCGCCTGCGGGAGCTGTACTACGCCATCTTGAAAGGAGAGGCAGGGCTCTTCGCGCGGCGGGCCTTCGGGGCGGGCAATGCCGTGGCGCGGGCCATCTCGCATGTCGCGGCCCATCTCGACGCGCCCATCTCCATCGACGCGATGGCCCAACGCGCGGGCATGAGCCGCGCGGTATTTCACCGCAAGTTCAAACAGGTAACG
This window contains:
- a CDS encoding helix-turn-helix transcriptional regulator; protein product: MLAEARLRELYYAILKGEAGLFARRAFGAGNAVARAISHVAAHLDAPISIDAMAQRAGMSRAVFHRKFKQVTTMSPIQFVKSMRLNNAAVRIAGGATVSEAAMAVGYVSASQFSREFKRMYGQSPANGATRSS